A single Agromyces sp. CF514 DNA region contains:
- a CDS encoding type II CAAX endopeptidase family protein produces MRWGVTDAAIGIVLAAACSLGWSWVTRTVVIDEWLQVLGAYLTVWVPLVAVLCIADVARGRRSFAADFGLRFRPIDLLWGVGLGLVARGLVTLLELASTGRTSLDGGVLALPTGFALWFGVVLAPVVIGPLVEETFYRGLVLRAVERRTGGRALVAASVAVVVSALVFGLAHLAQGAALSPTAAAVTFAGTFVFGLAAGALAASTRRLGGPIIAHAVFNGLLVLAIVT; encoded by the coding sequence GTGCGTTGGGGAGTGACGGATGCCGCGATCGGCATCGTGCTCGCCGCAGCCTGCTCGCTCGGCTGGTCGTGGGTGACCCGCACCGTCGTGATCGACGAATGGCTGCAGGTGCTCGGCGCCTACCTCACCGTCTGGGTGCCGCTCGTCGCCGTGCTCTGCATCGCGGATGTCGCGCGCGGCCGCCGATCGTTCGCCGCCGACTTCGGCCTGCGGTTCCGCCCGATCGACCTGCTCTGGGGGGTGGGCCTCGGGCTCGTCGCCCGCGGGCTGGTGACCCTGCTCGAACTCGCGTCGACGGGCCGCACGTCGCTCGACGGCGGAGTGCTCGCGCTGCCCACCGGCTTCGCGCTCTGGTTCGGCGTCGTGCTCGCGCCGGTCGTCATCGGCCCGCTCGTCGAGGAGACGTTCTACCGGGGGCTCGTGCTGCGAGCCGTCGAGCGGCGCACCGGCGGTCGGGCGCTCGTCGCAGCATCCGTCGCCGTCGTCGTGAGCGCGCTCGTGTTCGGGCTCGCCCACCTCGCCCAGGGCGCGGCACTGTCGCCGACCGCCGCCGCGGTCACCTTCGCCGGCACGTTCGTGTTCGGACTCGCGGCGGGCGCACTCGCGGCCTCGACCCGACGACTGGGCGGCCCGATCATCGCGCACGCGGTGTTCAACGGGCTGCTCGTGCTCGCGATCGTCACCTAG
- a CDS encoding thymidine kinase, with product MAKLYFRYGAMNSGKSTALLQAAFNYEERGHTVLLAKPSIDTKGDRDIVSRLGVVREVDFVIEPTASVGALFEQRRAVSAAETGRDVSCLLVDEAQFLTAEQVDDLLRIALIEGIPVLAYGIRTDFQTVAFPGSRRLLEVAHSLEELKTICRCGRKAIFNGRTIDGRFVFDGDQVAIDGETVTYESLCGVCYLEESGGVLNGRH from the coding sequence ATGGCGAAGCTGTACTTCCGCTACGGCGCGATGAACTCTGGCAAGTCCACCGCCCTCCTGCAGGCCGCGTTCAACTACGAGGAGCGCGGGCACACCGTGCTGCTCGCCAAGCCGTCGATCGACACCAAGGGCGATCGCGACATCGTGTCCCGGCTCGGCGTCGTGCGCGAGGTCGACTTCGTGATCGAGCCGACGGCCTCGGTGGGCGCGCTCTTCGAGCAGCGGCGGGCCGTCTCGGCGGCCGAGACCGGGCGCGACGTGAGCTGCCTGCTCGTCGACGAAGCGCAGTTCCTCACGGCCGAGCAGGTCGACGACCTGCTGCGCATCGCCCTCATCGAGGGCATTCCCGTGCTCGCGTACGGCATCCGCACCGACTTCCAGACGGTCGCGTTCCCGGGCAGCCGACGGTTGCTCGAGGTCGCGCACAGCCTCGAAGAGCTGAAGACGATCTGCCGCTGCGGTCGCAAGGCGATCTTCAACGGCCGCACGATCGACGGCCGGTTCGTGTTCGACGGTGACCAGGTCGCGATCGACGGCGAGACCGTCACCTACGAGTCGCTGTGCGGCGTCTGCTATCTCGAGGAGTCGGGCGGCGTGCTCAACGGCCGTCACTGA
- a CDS encoding Rv2578c family radical SAM protein: protein MRWSGQELGVDQAGTLPGLARLNNLVRSVQTPDFAGITFHEVLAKSALNHVPGPSSMPFSWTVNPYRGCSHACVYCFARPTHTYLDLDAGDDFDRQIIVKVNVADVLAGELAKRSWRHEPVALGTNTDPYQRAEGRYRLMPGIIDALASSGTPFSILTKGSLLRRDLPLIVEAAGQVPVDLAMSIAVYDDELQQSIEPGTPSTKARLATVTAVREAGLDCTVFLMPILPYLTDTRAHLDDALRQAKAAGATSVVYSALHLRGGVKPWFMQWLEREHPELVPEYRSMYYGQNAYAPKEYRRWLAARVAPLLRAHGLVRGQDDPATGGVRSAATAQTTARFAARRAAEQTEFAAAPDVLF, encoded by the coding sequence GTGAGATGGAGCGGGCAGGAGTTGGGCGTCGACCAGGCCGGAACGCTGCCGGGCCTCGCGCGCCTGAACAACCTCGTGCGCTCCGTGCAGACGCCCGACTTCGCGGGCATCACCTTTCACGAGGTGCTCGCGAAGTCGGCGCTGAACCACGTGCCCGGCCCGTCGTCGATGCCCTTCAGCTGGACCGTGAACCCCTACCGGGGCTGCAGCCATGCGTGCGTGTATTGCTTCGCCCGCCCGACGCACACGTACCTCGACCTCGATGCGGGCGACGACTTCGACCGGCAGATCATCGTGAAGGTGAACGTGGCCGACGTGCTCGCTGGCGAGCTCGCCAAGCGGTCGTGGCGGCACGAGCCCGTGGCGCTCGGCACGAACACCGACCCGTATCAGCGGGCCGAGGGGCGCTACCGGCTCATGCCCGGCATCATCGACGCCCTCGCGTCGAGCGGCACGCCGTTCAGCATCCTCACCAAGGGGTCGTTGCTGCGTCGAGACCTGCCGCTCATCGTCGAGGCCGCCGGGCAGGTGCCGGTCGACCTCGCCATGTCGATCGCGGTCTACGACGACGAGCTGCAGCAGTCGATCGAGCCGGGCACGCCGAGCACCAAGGCTCGGCTCGCGACCGTCACGGCCGTGCGCGAAGCGGGTCTGGACTGCACGGTCTTCCTGATGCCGATCCTGCCGTACCTCACCGATACGCGGGCCCATCTCGACGACGCGCTGCGACAGGCGAAGGCGGCCGGTGCCACGAGCGTCGTGTACTCGGCGCTGCACCTGCGGGGCGGCGTGAAGCCGTGGTTCATGCAGTGGCTCGAACGCGAGCATCCCGAGCTCGTGCCCGAGTACCGGTCGATGTACTACGGCCAGAACGCCTACGCGCCGAAGGAGTACCGACGCTGGCTGGCGGCCCGCGTGGCGCCGCTGCTGCGCGCGCACGGGCTCGTACGCGGGCAGGACGATCCCGCCACCGGCGGGGTGCGCTCGGCGGCGACCGCGCAGACCACCGCCCGGTTCGCGGCCCGCCGGGCGGCCGAGCAGACCGAGTTCGCAGCCGCGCCCGACGTGCTGTTCTGA
- a CDS encoding sensor histidine kinase, producing the protein MTLGLPGDVSRDSVGRAIVHAGHVAGWVYLGLGALVALTMAFGGEPSGWIAAGLALVMIGLLSIVALSRTLASTLLYLLAGGAATAWMTALAMRSGYDLGTTDNAVVAIPCIALVLVGGSGSGSVVACVWVAVAYGVSQLAVWVGAMLSGSAFHVSIAATAVAAFVMLIRAVDGLTRRAGLRRQAALVRANVAVREATARRDHELEAITRLHDTAMVQLLAIASTGSGPIDERLRADIRHDLSLLVGRDWFARHGGEPRIADPVVTADGMAVLDQAFAMAADDGLDVQMTGDLAVLALLGPLRAAELDGAVAECLHNVARHAGVDEAEIVLGSGGGEVTVAVMDVGSGFDVDRVPAGRRGLREVVARLEREGGSTRVWSAIGLGTTVVLAMPMGGA; encoded by the coding sequence ATGACGCTTGGGCTGCCAGGCGATGTCTCGCGTGACTCGGTCGGCCGGGCGATCGTGCACGCCGGGCACGTCGCAGGCTGGGTGTACCTGGGCCTCGGCGCACTGGTGGCGCTCACGATGGCGTTCGGCGGCGAGCCGAGCGGATGGATCGCTGCCGGGCTCGCACTCGTCATGATCGGACTGCTGTCGATCGTCGCCCTGAGCCGCACGCTCGCCTCGACCCTGCTGTACCTGCTCGCGGGCGGTGCCGCGACCGCCTGGATGACCGCGCTCGCGATGCGCTCCGGCTACGACCTCGGCACCACCGACAACGCGGTCGTCGCGATCCCGTGCATCGCACTCGTGCTCGTCGGCGGCTCGGGCTCGGGGTCGGTCGTGGCGTGCGTCTGGGTCGCCGTGGCGTACGGCGTCAGCCAGCTCGCCGTCTGGGTCGGCGCGATGCTCAGCGGGTCAGCGTTCCACGTGAGCATCGCGGCGACGGCGGTCGCGGCATTCGTGATGCTCATCCGGGCGGTCGACGGGCTGACCCGGCGCGCAGGACTCCGCCGCCAGGCGGCGCTGGTGCGCGCGAACGTCGCCGTCCGCGAGGCGACGGCCCGGCGCGACCACGAACTCGAGGCGATCACGCGCCTGCACGACACCGCGATGGTGCAGCTGCTCGCCATCGCCTCGACCGGCTCCGGCCCGATCGACGAGCGCCTGCGCGCCGACATCCGCCACGACCTCTCGCTGCTCGTCGGACGGGACTGGTTCGCGCGGCACGGCGGCGAACCCCGCATCGCGGATCCGGTGGTGACGGCCGATGGCATGGCCGTGCTCGACCAGGCGTTCGCGATGGCGGCCGATGACGGGCTCGACGTGCAGATGACCGGCGACCTCGCGGTGCTCGCCCTGCTGGGTCCGCTGCGCGCGGCCGAACTCGACGGTGCCGTCGCCGAATGCCTGCACAACGTCGCTCGCCATGCGGGCGTCGACGAAGCCGAGATCGTGCTCGGCAGTGGCGGCGGCGAGGTGACCGTGGCGGTCATGGACGTCGGTTCCGGTTTCGACGTCGACCGCGTGCCGGCCGGGCGCCGCGGGCTCCGCGAGGTCGTCGCCCGTCTCGAGCGCGAGGGAGGCTCGACCCGGGTGTGGTCGGCGATCGGCCTCGGAACGACCGTCGTGCTCGCGATGCCGATGGGAGGCGCATGA